GCGATaattaatattgaaaaaaaaaaaaaggttcacAGAACATTAACGCaggttatatatatgtttatttattagatCTAATGTTAAGTTTTATGGAACATGCAGTGCAAATAACTTATTGACATCAATAACAAATATGGTTCGTGCGGTCATAGGGCCTAAGTATGACGGGAAGTACTTGCGCAAAGTGATAAATGGGCTGCTTAGTGATCTCACTCTCAAGCAGACTCTCACGACTGTGATTATTCCAACTTTTGATATCAAGTACCTTCAGCCTGTGATCTTCTCAACCACCGATGTAAGATAACACTAATGACATGTTTAATTACTTGGAATAGGGAAAGTAATGAAATATAATTGGATCAACTACCCCTTTTTAGTTGATCAAAATTCTGGTTTTGAGAATATCAAATTACTTATTTCATAGTGAAActtacatattttttaattgcttatgTGTTAGTAAACGTGGAGGAAGACATTATTTGAAATAATTCTTTTTACTCTTTCGTAAACAATTTAGGTAATTATAACGTGTAGGTATTCTAAGAGGGTTGTGAATTTATGGTACAGGCCAAAGAAAGTGCTCTGAAAAATGCTAAGCTCTCGGATATCTGCATAAGTACCTCTGCTGCTCCTACTTATCTCCCTGCACACTACTTCGAGGTCAAGGATAGCGAGGGAAAGACCCGAACTTTTGATCTCGTCGATGGTGGGGTTGCTGCAAACAATCCTGTAAGTAGTTAGGAATGTTCTCTTACCAGATATGAGATATCTAACATGCTTTAACATTACATGTCTGTTCGACAAAAACAACACATGTAACGTGGCCTAGCACTTaggaattaattaatttaatctacaACCATTTACAGACAATGCTGGCCTTAAGCCACATATACAGAGAGACTTTGAAGCACAATTCAGAGCCGATAGATGCAACGAGGTTGCTAGTGCTGTCGTTGGGCACAGGTGCAGCCAAGTTTGAAGAGAAGTACAATGCAACCACGGCATCCAAATGGGGTTTGATCAATTGGGTTTTTGACAATGGGAGCACGCCATTGGTAGACATTTTTGGTGATGCAAGTTCTGATATGGTTGACATTCATGTGTCCACCCTCTTCCAATCCGTCCACGCCAAGGACAACTACCTACGTATTCAGGTACATTATTTAATGCGGTCTatcaagatttttttattatatatattagtaaATGTGGTCTAAATAACAACATTATGTAGGTGATATAATAGTATTTCTTAATGTTGTAAAAATTATAGGATGACTCGTTGAACGGTGAGGAGGCAACTGTGGATATAGCAACGGATAAGAATCTAAAGAGACTTTTGGAGATTGGAAAGGCGTTGTTGAAGAAGCCAATATCACGGGTGCATTTGGATACAGGCAGGTATGAGAAATCTGAGGGAGAGGTTACTTATGAAGAAGCACTGATTGATTTTGCCAAAAGGCTCTCGGATGAGAAGAATCACAATTGAACAATAAAATTGCaatatcttaatttttattgtcCATTAATTTAGTTGTGAAtcgtaattgaaaaataaaagaataattactagttttattgattatgaACAGTTGGAGCTCATGCATTTAGACAGTAATGGCCTCAATGCACATCACTCTGTGCACGAAGGATTTAAAagatttttattgattatgaaCTCTCAAAAGCAGCTcatcacataaaataataatacagaCTAGTAACATGCATGAGGATGAGGTCAAAGTCCAACGAGCAAGCCATTGGATGtcattctttttttcactatgccaagaaaagaaaacgaaaaggCCCTATAAAATTCATATACGTTAAAAAGGTTTTTGATTCTTATTGTTTTTTATGGTTCTCCCTTACCAACCATGACTATCTAATTATCCAATGGCAATGGGTCAACAACCCCGTCAGCTTGACTAAGTCTACGCTAATAATAAGAGTATAGTTGTTATCCGAACTTGTTTTGAGTTTTAGTTTATGAATTCAATTGTATTGGATTTGGCAGCTATCCGAGAAAAGAGATCGATGGATCCCAAACATAGGCATCAAGCCCTATAATATTTTGAAGACTTGAAGTGATTAAACTATATGACTTATGATGTCTCAGCATCTTCAACTTGCatggaaaatatatttaatatataatttttttttttaaaaaaaaaacaaagactttaatatattttgaagactTTGACCAAAAACCATGAAAGTTGTCCTAGCTTAGCCGCCTGGCCTAGGCTTGCTATATATCAGTTGAACCATTTCTTGGGCTCTTTGCTATCAAGAGCATACTTGATCTTCACAGATACTGATTTTATAAAAGAGAGATTTCGATTTAAACAAGGGTATCTTTAATTTGAATCCGAAAAAATGTTGACGGGCTTGGTAAAGAGAAAGATGGTGACAGTGTTGAGCATTGATGGAGGTGGCATTAGAGGCATAATTCCCAGCACCGTCCTGGCCTTTCTTGAATCCAAGCTTCAGGTACGTACTAcattacataaaaaatttcataaaaatatttatataataacgCTCAAGCGCTAATCAGTTACTATATGTGTAATTAGCCTTCACTTTCatcatttatatttgtttgaatgataatttagtGGTATGATTTGTGCATGGTATAGCAACTGGATGGCCCCGATGCAAGAATTGCAGATTACTTTGACATAATTGCCGGAACAAGCACCGGTGGTCTTGTCACCACCATGCTTACAGCTCCCAACAAGGACAACCGACCCATGTATGAAGCCAAGGACATCAACAAATTCTATCTAGACAACAGTCCTAAGATTTTTCCTCAGAGCAGGTCAGTGCTCTATAACAACTAATCAAatcaagggaaaaaaattggttGGTACGTAACGAGTATCAATTTCTAGTATACCAAGTACATATCGACAGTGTATTAGATACTGTAGATTATTTCTCATGATCAGTCAACGGGTATGCTTAAATGAATTTACAAGCTCTAAACGTTAAGTTGACTTGGAATTTGCAGTCAAAATAACTTCTTGAGATCAATAACAAGTATGGTTGAAGCGGTAAAGGGGCCAAAATATGATGGGAAGTACCTGCGCACATTGACTCGTGGGCTGCTTGGTGACCTCACTCTCAAACAGACTCTAACCAATGTGGTTATACCAGCTTTTGATATCAAGTACCTTCAGCCTGTGGTCTTCTCAACCATTGATGTAAGACAACAAgtcatagttttttttttttactcttcaaatattttgggaatttttgGTACTTAACTTAAACTTATGTTACAGGCAAGAGAAACTAGTTGGAAGAATGCCAAGCTTTCGGATGTCTGCATCAGTACCTCTGCAGCTCCCACTTTTCTCCCGGCACACTACTTCGAGGTCAAGGATGACGTGGGAAGGACTCACACTTTTGATCTTATTGATGGTGGGGTTGCCGCTAACAATCCTGTAAGTAGTTTGGTAACGTTCACTTACCAGATAACATCTAACATGTTATGTTTAGTCAGCATACCGATATAAGAATATAACATACCAGACTGTCTGATAAAAAGGCGTAAGATGTATGTTATGTCCCATATAATGCACTGaggaattaattaatttaatctacaACATGTGCAGACAATGATTGCCATAAGCCACATAAACAGAGAGATGTTGAAGCACAACTCAGATCCGATGGATGCGACGAGGTTGCAGGTGCTATCATTGGGCACAGGTGCAGCCAAGCTTGAAGAGAAGTACAGTGCTGCCATAGCCTCCAAATGGGGTTTGATCAATTGGCTGTTTCACAATGGGAGCGCACCTTTGGTAGACATTTTTGCAGATGCAAGTTCTGATATGGTTGACTTTCATGTGTCCACCCTCTTCCAATCCCACCAGGCCAACGACAACTATCTACGTATTCAGGTACGATTCTAGATCAAGCACAAATAAGTAATCAGTAAATATGGTATAAATAAGAACATTTTGTGTTGACGCATAAGAACATTTTGTGTTGACGCATGATATGCTAAATAGTTTTCTAATGATGTGAAAATTGCAGGATGACTCTTTGATCGGTGATGAAGCATCGGTTGATATTGCAACAGAGAAGAATCTAAGGAGACTTGTGGAGATTGGAAATGCACTGTTGAAGAAGCCAGTGTCACGAGTGCAATTGGATACTGGAAAGTATGAGCAACGTGAAGGAGAGGGCACCTATGAAGATGCTCTGATCGAGTTTGCTAAAACGATCTCCGAGGGAAGGAAGCtcagataaaataaaacaatagatGCTTGCAATgtcttcattaattttgttatcctcaattcaaaaataaagaatcaCTGCACCCAGATGTGTTTCATTTCCTGCTTGgcttattattatattttttttgtatcaaacGATTTTTGAAGAGGATTAATTCGAACCCATACCTTGATGAAGGAAGAAATGTTAACCACTTTAGCTACAAGCCCCACCATTCCTAGTTGGCTTTGTATCTCCTATTTGGTTaatgatataaaaatatgCGAACAATTCATGTGTCCAACCCTCTTCCAATCCGTTCACGCCAAGGAAAACTACCTACGTATTCgggtatattatttaatgcGGGCTATCAagattttttaatatatataagtaaATGTGGTTTAAATAACAACATTACGTAGGTGATATAATAGTATTTCTTAATGTTGTAAAAATTGTACAATGAGTCATTGAGCGGTGATGAGGCAACAGTAGATATATCAACGGATAAGAATTTAAAGAGGCTTTTGGAGATTGAAAAGACGTTGTTAAAGAAGCCGGTGTCACGGGTGCATTTGGATACAGGCATGTATGAGAAATCTGAGGGAGAGGTTACATATGAAGAACCACTGATTGATTTTGCCAAAAGGCTCTCGGACGCCAAGAAGCACAATTGAACAATAAattgcaatatatatatatatatatatatatattttttcctgCCATGTTCATTAATTTAGTTGTGATTCggaatagaaaaataaaagaataagtactagttttattgattatgaACAGTTGGAGCTCATGCATTTAGACAGTAATGGTCTCAATGCACATCACTCTGTGCACGAGGGATTCAAAagatttttattgattatgaaCTCACAAAAGCAGCTcatcacaaaaaataataatacagaCTAGTAACATGCATGAGGATGAGGTCAAAGTCCAACGAGCAAGCCATTGGATGTCATTCTTTTGGAAGAGCAAAACAGTTCGTCACGGATATGATTAggtaaattcataaaagtCTCCAGTccaagcaaaaagaaaacaaaaaaagcccTATAAAAAAGTGCTCAAAACATGTGCCGCTGCATATACTTTCTTAAAAcaggttttcaattttcatcgTTTTTTATGGTTCTCCCTTACCAACCATGACCATCCAATTATTCCATCCAATTATCCAATGGCAATGGGTCAGCCCGTCAGCTTTGACTACGCTAATAATGTGGTTTAGATCACTCTCTGATTGACTGTCAAATTACAATAAGTATAGTTGTCATCCAAACTTGTTTTGACTTTTGTTTATTGTGatttaaataaacattaacGTTTCTTGCATTGTTGAGTATAAAGATTACAAGTTAAATGCCATCGAGAATTCAATTATAATTCGTGAGTGGAAAAACTTCACTTGAATTATAAATTCGTGAGGCACGAGGAGAAGTGACTAATTATAAACATAGGAATATGACCATGTTAAttaattgaccaaaaaattgTTAAGCGTATAGGTTGCCCCATCATTATGAGGCTACGGTCTTCAATTATTCATTAAGAAACTAACTTTATGAATTGAATTGTAATGGATTAGGCAGCTTTCCGAGAAGAGATCGATGGTTTTCCAATATCTTTCAACAAAAGCTTCAACTTGCGTGGAAAAtacttttaataaataataaataaaccaaaaaaaaaaaaaaaaaaaaaaaagactttacCATTAACTTGTAGTAGGGGTTcaaaaatataatcatatataCAGACAGAGACAGGCAATATTACGTGAGAGAGTAGGTTTAAAGGAAGCTAATGTACTGCATAtcattaaataattaatatctAAATGCCATGCAGCTAAATGAAGAgcattatataattatatctAGAAGACTTTGACCAAAAACCATGAAAGTTGTCCTAGCTTAGCCGCCTGGCCTAGGCTTGCTATATATCAGTTGAACCATTTCTTGGGCTCTTTGCTATCAAGAACATAATTGATCTTCACAGATACTGATTTTATAAAAGAGAGATTTCGATTTAAACAAGGGTATCTTTAATTTGAATCCGAAAAATGTCGACGGACTTGGTAAAGAGAAAGATGGTGACAGTGTTGAGCATTGATGGAGGTGGCGTTAGAGGCATAATTCCCAGCACCATCCTGGCCTTTCTTGAATCCAAGCTTCAGGTACGTACTAcattacataaattttttcataaaaatatttatataataacgCTCAAGCGCTAATCAGTTAATATATGTGTAATTAGCCTTCACTTTCatcatttatatttgtttgaatgataatttagtGGTATGATTTGTGCATGGTATAGCAACTGGATGGCCCCGATGCAAGAATTGCAGATTACTTTGACATAATTGCCGGAACAAGCACCGGTGGTCTTGTCACCACCATGCTTACAGCTCCCAACAAGGACAACCGACCCATGTATGAAGCCAAGGACATCAATAAATTCTATCTAGACCAGAGTCCAAAGATTTTTCCTCAGGGCAGGTCAGTTCTCTATAACAACAACTAATTATCAAATcaacaagggaaaaaaattggttGGTACGCACCCAGTATCAATTCTCCGTGTACCAAGTACATATCGACAATGTACTAAATACTGTAGATTAATTAATCGGTATGCTTAAATGAATTTACAAGTTCTAAAGATTAAGTTGACTTTGAATTTGCAGTCGAAATAACTTATTGACATCAATAAAAAGTATGGTTGACGAGGCAAAGGGGCCAAAATATGATGGGAAGTACCTGCGCACATTGACTCATGGGCTGCTTGGTGACCTCACTCTCAAACAGACTCTAACCAATGTGGTTATACCAGCTTTTGATATCAAGTACCTTCAGCCTGTGGTCTTCTCAACCATTGATGTAAGACAAGAAGCCATAGTTTTTTTTCACTCCTCaaatattttgggaatttttgGTAATTGACTTAAATTTATG
Above is a genomic segment from Prunus dulcis chromosome 7, ALMONDv2, whole genome shotgun sequence containing:
- the LOC117635665 gene encoding patatin-like protein 3 translates to MSTGLTKRSMVTMLSIDGGGIRGIIPSILLAFLESKLQELDGPNARIADYFDIISGTSTGGLVTTMLTAPNKDNRPLYEAKDIITFYLDHSPKIFPQNSANNLLTSITNMVRAVIGPKYDGKYLRKVINGLLSDLTLKQTLTTVIIPTFDIKYLQPVIFSTTDAKESALKNAKLSDICISTSAAPTYLPAHYFEVKDSEGKTRTFDLVDGGVAANNPTMLALSHIYRETLKHNSEPIDATRLLVLSLGTGAAKFEEKYNATTASKWGLINWVFDNGSTPLVDIFGDASSDMVDIHVSTLFQSVHAKDNYLRIQDDSLNGEEATVDIATDKNLKRLLEIGKALLKKPISRVHLDTGRYEKSEGEVTYEEALIDFAKRLSDEKNHN
- the LOC117634339 gene encoding patatin-like protein 3, with the protein product MLTGLVKRKMVTVLSIDGGGIRGIIPSTVLAFLESKLQQLDGPDARIADYFDIIAGTSTGGLVTTMLTAPNKDNRPMYEAKDINKFYLDNSPKIFPQSSQNNFLRSITSMVEAVKGPKYDGKYLRTLTRGLLGDLTLKQTLTNVVIPAFDIKYLQPVVFSTIDARETSWKNAKLSDVCISTSAAPTFLPAHYFEVKDDVGRTHTFDLIDGGVAANNPTMIAISHINREMLKHNSDPMDATRLQVLSLGTGAAKLEEKYSAAIASKWGLINWLFHNGSAPLVDIFADASSDMVDFHVSTLFQSHQANDNYLRIQDDSLIGDEASVDIATEKNLRRLVEIGNALLKKPVSRVQLDTGKYEQREGEGTYEDALIEFAKTISEGRKLR